In the Theobroma cacao cultivar B97-61/B2 chromosome 1, Criollo_cocoa_genome_V2, whole genome shotgun sequence genome, one interval contains:
- the LOC108661399 gene encoding CLAVATA3/ESR (CLE)-related protein 5-like — MAKYLTIATALTIFLILSSTPLSSQARIIQGVRAMQKSIDSKLLLHELGFDLPKLKHYQRMSTRGPGSDRVSPGGPDPQHHF, encoded by the coding sequence ATGGCCAAATATTTAACTATTGCCACAGCATTGACGATATTTCTAATCCTGTCTTCGACGCCCTTGAGTTCCCAGGCACGTATCATCCAGGGAGTGAGAGCCATGCAAAAGAGTATTGACAGCAAGCTTCTTCTACATGAGTTAGGTTTTGATCTCCCAAAACTCAAACATTATCAAAGGATGTCAACACGCGGACCAGGTTCTGATAGAGTCTCACCGGGAGGACCAGACCCTCAGCACCACTTCTGA